The genome window TGCTGAGCACGCTCGCCCGGCGCCGGACGCCACCGGCGAGCCCGCCGAGCCACAGCGCCGCCTCCCGGACCTGGCCGGCCAGCGACACGACCTCGGCCTCGGCCTCCTGCGGCACCTGCTCGAAGTCCAGCCCCGGCGCGCACTTGACCACCAGGTCGCGTCCCGCGTAGACGGCCAGCAACTCGTCCAGCGGCGGGACCAGGTCGGCGGGGTTCCAGCGCCGCCTGCCCGCGTCGTCCCGGCGAGCCGGGTCCGCGACGACCGCGGTCCCCGTGGTGACCGGGCGCAGCGCGTCGGCCCGCACGATCGCCGCCGCCCCGCCGAGGTTGTGGCGTGCCATCTCCAGCCGCACCGGGTCGAGGTCGGAACCGACGCAGCGCGCGGCGACCTTCGCGGTCTCGTGCAGGTCGGCACCGATCGAGCAGGTCACGTCGTGGACGTCCCGGCCGGCCAGGCGGGCCGCCCGGTGCCGCGCCACCTCGCTCGCCGTCGCCTGCTGCAGGGCGTCGGCGGTGAACAGCCACCCGCCCGCGTCGTCCAGCTTGGACCCTGCCTTGCGCCGCAGCACCGCGGTCTCCAGCGCGGCGGCGGCGAAGCGGGCCCCGACCAGCTTGCGCGCGGCGGCCACGTCGGCCAGCCGCGACGAGGCGGTCAGCGGCAGCCGGGACAGCTCGGCCACCGCGCCCGCGCCCTCCTGGGAACGCAGGAACGCCACGTCATCGAGGTCGAAGTCGTACCCCAACTGCGGCGTTCCTCCCTGTTCGCGGTCGCCTCCAGTATCCGCGCACGGCACTGGACCGCCGCCCGCGGGATGCCGGAGGCCGCGCCCGGCTCAGCTCGCGGGCCTGCCCGCCGTGCCGTCCGGCTTCCGGCCGGTGACCAGCACGTTGTAGAACAGGTCCCGCGGCACGACCTTCGACAGCACGTCCTGGTCGAACTTCGCCAGCTTCTGCCAGGTCCGGTAGGCGAACATGCCCCAGCCGAAGCCCAGCCGCTCCTTGGGCACCGCCGCCTCGAACGTGCGCACCGGCCAGCCGAACAGCGCCGCCGACAGCTCCTCGGTCACCGCGCGGACGTCGACCGCGCCCGCGCCCAGCGCCATGCCCTCCAGCTTCGACGGCTCGAAGGTGTGCAGGTCGACGACGGCCTCCAGCGCAGCCGCCCGGGAGGACTCGTCGAGCTCCTCCTGCGGGCGGCGCCACTGCGACAGCGGCCCGAGCTTGGTGACGTTGGTGGTCAGCCACCAGGTCAGGCGGCCGAGCCTGCGGGCGTAGTAGTCGCCCACCTTCGTCGGGTCGCCCGCGAAGACGAACCGGCCGCCGGGCTTGAGCACCCGCAGCACCTCCCGCATCGCGGCGGGCACGTCCGGGATGTGGTGCAGCACGGCGTGGCCGACGACAAGGTCGAAGGTGTCGTCGTCGTAGGGGATCGTCTCGGCGTCGGTGACCCGGCCGTCCACCTCGAGGTCCAGCGACTTCGCGTTGCGCAACGCGACCTCGACCATGCCCGGCGACAGGTCGGTGACCGAACCGCGCTCGATGAGCCCGCCCTGCATCAGGTTCAGCAGGAAGAACCCGGTGCCGCAACCCAGCTCCAGAGCCCGCCCGTAGCGGCCGGTGCCGCCGGTGGCGACCCGGAACCGGTCCACCGCGTAGTCGATGCAGCGCTCGTCGTAGGAGATGGACCACTTCTCGTCGTAGGTGCCCGCTTCCCAGTCGTGGTAGAGCACGTTGGCGAGCTTGGGGTCCGCGTAGGCCGCCTGCACCTGCTCTGCGGTGGCGTGCGGGTTCGGCGCCGGGTCACGGTCGGTCGTCACGTCGGTGGTTCCTGTCGGTGGTGGGCGGATTGCCGTGGGATCGGCTGCTACTTGCCGGTGAACTTCGCCTTGCCGGGACCGTTCTCGACGAACGAGCGC of Saccharopolyspora erythraea contains these proteins:
- a CDS encoding THUMP-like domain-containing protein; translation: MGYDFDLDDVAFLRSQEGAGAVAELSRLPLTASSRLADVAAARKLVGARFAAAALETAVLRRKAGSKLDDAGGWLFTADALQQATASEVARHRAARLAGRDVHDVTCSIGADLHETAKVAARCVGSDLDPVRLEMARHNLGGAAAIVRADALRPVTTGTAVVADPARRDDAGRRRWNPADLVPPLDELLAVYAGRDLVVKCAPGLDFEQVPQEAEAEVVSLAGQVREAALWLGGLAGGVRRRASVLSTGETFTDAESDDCPVLEVGQWIVDPDGAVVRAGLVRHYAARHGLAQLDRRIAYLTGDTPSPGIRAFRVIDHGHYNEKALRALLRRHDVGRLEILVRGLDVDPDALRRRLKLKGAQEATAVLTRIGDSPTMVLTRAERV
- a CDS encoding class I SAM-dependent methyltransferase; this translates as MTTDRDPAPNPHATAEQVQAAYADPKLANVLYHDWEAGTYDEKWSISYDERCIDYAVDRFRVATGGTGRYGRALELGCGTGFFLLNLMQGGLIERGSVTDLSPGMVEVALRNAKSLDLEVDGRVTDAETIPYDDDTFDLVVGHAVLHHIPDVPAAMREVLRVLKPGGRFVFAGDPTKVGDYYARRLGRLTWWLTTNVTKLGPLSQWRRPQEELDESSRAAALEAVVDLHTFEPSKLEGMALGAGAVDVRAVTEELSAALFGWPVRTFEAAVPKERLGFGWGMFAYRTWQKLAKFDQDVLSKVVPRDLFYNVLVTGRKPDGTAGRPAS